GAAAGAGCTTCTAGTCCTTGAAGAAAATCTAAAGTATCTCAAAACCTTCCTCGGTTTCATAAAAAATGCAAGCATTGAACTGGAGAAATCCAGAATTCTCTTTAATCATATGGAGGTTGTCACTCGGAATGCTGCTTACATCTGTTACCTATGTTATGTGGAAGAAATGGATGAAGACCTGGCATCTCGCTTGAGGCTTAAGATCTCAAATGTTTTGCAAGTGATCAAGCCCATTGAGCCCCAAGTCGCGAAAATGTATACAGGGGCTCTAAGATGTTTGGTTAAATCACAAACCCAGTACAACCGGGATGTGATAAAATTTGTTGAAGATTCCGTTCATTTTTTCTTGAAGGACCATTCAAAGTTATTAAATAGTGAGGCATTTTCCTTGATGCTTCCTCCTATGAAGGACCAAGCCGAAAGCATTTTTCAAGAAACAAAGCAATTGCTAACTTTTCTTATTTATCCGCCTGAAGATCCATATGATGACCAGGGGAAATTGAGTGATATACTTACTTGCGTTGAAGGTCTTATTGCTGAGGTAGCTTCTGTTGCTTACTCCTTCTCTGTTGACAAAGCAGCAGAAGTTAACTTGGTATTCTCTGACTTATTGAAAAAGATTGAAGTTGTCATGAAAGACCTAAAAGACATGATTCTGAAAGCTCCACTGTCATCAAAATATAATTTCCCCAAGACAAATGGATTAGGCTTTATTGACTCCCTCTTACACTATCTGAAAGAGCTGCTGCAAGATGGAAAGTGCGATTCTGCTGTCACGGATCTTATTGCACAAGCTCAGGAGGAGTTATCTCTCTTAATATCCTTGTTAGAGGAATTTGTGAAGCAACAGCATGTTTTTGAGGAGGTGAAGAACCATGATCTTTGGACAAAAGTGATATCTCTAGCATACCAGGCAGAACGCATAATTGATTGCCTGGTTATGGGAGATTATCCTGTTTGGTATCAGCATTTGTTATGTAAGACCACAACAGAAATTAAGCTTGTCAATGATCAATTAGCAGAGTTCCATGTGCAAGAAGTTGAAGTCCTTATCGAACAAGAAGCACCAGATCTTGTCCCACAAGAAGTTGAGATAACTCCAGGATTTGATGAGGTAGTGGTGGGTTTTGATGAAGAGGCAAAGTCACTTATAAAGCAGCTCGTTGGAGGACCAAAGAAATTAGATTTTGTGTCTATTGTAGGGATGCCTGGTCTTGGAAAGACTACACTTGCAAAGAAAGTTTATCATGATGAAACCATAAGGCATCATTTCGACGTCTATGCTATGTGTTGTCTTTCCCAAACATATGACCGGAGAAAGTTGTTGCTGGAAATTTTGAATCAAGTCCGAGGTCCCAGTCAACAGAATGAGAAAGATCCAGCAGTTGCTCTGCGAAGATTTTTAATGGGCAAGAGGTACATTGTCTACATTGATGACGTATGGAGCATTAACGCATGGGAAGACTTCCAGGGATGTTTTCCAGTTAATGAAAATGGAAGCAGGATCTTATTAACGAGCCGACTTAGTGATGTGGCTTCAGATATTAACTCTACTAGACCACCTCTTCAACTTCGTTTTCTTTCTGCAGAAGAAAGTTGGGAACTCTTGCAAATTAAGTTATTCAATAAACCAACTTGCCCATCAGAACTATGTGAAGTTGGAGAAGAAATTGCAAGGGAGTGCCAAGGACTACCTCTCCTGGTGATTTTGGTAGCTGGTGTTTTGACaaagaaagagaaaaacaaggaaagttggagaaaaattgcagaaagtaTAAATTCAGATACTGACATTAGTGCCAAGTGCCTAGATATAATAGAATTGAGCTACAGGCACT
The Nicotiana sylvestris chromosome 11, ASM39365v2, whole genome shotgun sequence DNA segment above includes these coding regions:
- the LOC104220876 gene encoding putative late blight resistance protein homolog R1A-3, which codes for MSEIERRFLDTFLYWATQKGRIKDGKLQGHGMQVGDSISGPRADLSSAEVKEGYEFLLSLDPGRWPLPNLCSPLFQKFIGYILQNVKDLFKNKKELNKFDLLKKELLVLEENLKYLKTFLGFIKNASIELEKSRILFNHMEVVTRNAAYICYLCYVEEMDEDLASRLRLKISNVLQVIKPIEPQVAKMYTGALRCLVKSQTQYNRDVIKFVEDSVHFFLKDHSKLLNSEAFSLMLPPMKDQAESIFQETKQLLTFLIYPPEDPYDDQGKLSDILTCVEGLIAEVASVAYSFSVDKAAEVNLVFSDLLKKIEVVMKDLKDMILKAPLSSKYNFPKTNGLGFIDSLLHYLKELLQDGKCDSAVTDLIAQAQEELSLLISLLEEFVKQQHVFEEVKNHDLWTKVISLAYQAERIIDCLVMGDYPVWYQHLLCKTTTEIKLVNDQLAEFHVQEVEVLIEQEAPDLVPQEVEITPGFDEVVVGFDEEAKSLIKQLVGGPKKLDFVSIVGMPGLGKTTLAKKVYHDETIRHHFDVYAMCCLSQTYDRRKLLLEILNQVRGPSQQNEKDPAVALRRFLMGKRYIVYIDDVWSINAWEDFQGCFPVNENGSRILLTSRLSDVASDINSTRPPLQLRFLSAEESWELLQIKLFNKPTCPSELCEVGEEIARECQGLPLLVILVAGVLTKKEKNKESWRKIAESINSDTDISAKCLDIIELSYRHLPDHLKPCLLYFASFREDEEIPISNLAWLWTIEGFVPNRKPKSVDVPNRKPKSVELVAETLLNDLIGRSLVMVNKKRSTGGVRSCHIHDMLHDFCVTKAKEEKFMQITSTENKDLTSSFYEHRRLCIHHSLYWAGRIGNLQVRSAFFRPPKSGCQEFFDLENFKLLRVLQMECPVSDSSFQRSKELILLKYVGIKGYVESMPSWISNLSNLEVLLVTTVGSGTILPMAIWNMPRLKHVHVQPVASFDGRIPSNSTTLCCLETLATVSLTNKLAKNMIKKATRLRKLKCHCKEPLKLILDALPLETLSVNGKILKFSMPETLTKLTLSDVSLPQTEMSNIGRLPNLVVLKLEHRAFQEGKWEIEDEEFPTLKVLKLRSLKITEWSASDESLQNLERLMVESCFHLQEIPSAIGEISSIKMIEVKRCGESLEKSVRQIQEEQKEECEKEIEVIIYHLDSSA